One part of the Mariniblastus fucicola genome encodes these proteins:
- a CDS encoding calcium-binding protein, whose translation MIRVKRFSSNFDYSSLEPRQLLTSVTLTEGSLRIVGTSANDAVELTNGPQNFDVVRVDVNGQQSKQFRRSEIDRIEFWGLDGNDRFHVVQSSTDPFDPVSLEKFGFYGGEGDDEFFFSANFLVDELIGIGGLGNDNLQARSGGWGSINSSVTFYGGEGKDHLQGDNGNDILSGQQGNDFLAGKSGEDLLYGGSGNDHLEGGGSNDELYGGEGDDILSNSFESSFYSGGGSDRLVGGAGNDSINGGDLQDFIFGGEGDDRIFSGDGDDLVFAGAGDDEVFGEDGNDTIYGQDGDDKLVGNDGNDRQFGGRGNDELHGKFGNDTLSGFTGNDLIFGGLGADVLVGGSGNDMLNGFSGGDTLLGQGGDDRLVAVSGSNYLNGGDGNDVLHSGDGYDRMLGGLGVDRYIDSFGDFVLSDADDIVKLSVDMPDFIGLTLEEAGALAESIDRPWRVCFIDGEPQVKTQDYIPRRLGFSIDNDVVTTVRTDSGIFYS comes from the coding sequence ATGATTCGTGTGAAACGCTTCTCATCGAACTTTGATTATTCATCACTCGAACCGCGTCAGCTTCTCACGTCGGTTACCCTGACCGAAGGCAGTCTGAGAATTGTCGGAACCTCCGCAAACGATGCCGTGGAACTGACCAATGGTCCACAGAACTTCGACGTCGTTCGAGTCGACGTGAACGGCCAGCAATCAAAGCAGTTTCGCAGATCCGAAATAGACAGAATCGAGTTTTGGGGGCTCGATGGAAACGACAGGTTTCACGTTGTTCAGTCTTCGACCGATCCATTCGATCCGGTCTCTCTTGAGAAATTCGGGTTTTACGGCGGCGAAGGAGATGACGAATTTTTCTTCAGCGCCAACTTCTTGGTCGACGAACTGATCGGAATTGGAGGTCTCGGGAACGATAACCTGCAGGCCAGATCCGGTGGCTGGGGGTCTATTAATAGCTCGGTCACATTCTACGGAGGTGAAGGCAAAGATCACCTCCAAGGTGACAACGGAAACGATATTTTGTCGGGCCAGCAAGGAAATGACTTTCTCGCGGGAAAGTCGGGTGAAGATTTATTGTATGGCGGTTCTGGCAATGACCATTTGGAAGGCGGAGGCTCGAATGACGAACTCTACGGCGGCGAGGGAGACGACATTCTGAGCAACTCTTTTGAATCCAGCTTTTACTCCGGAGGAGGAAGCGACCGCCTGGTTGGAGGCGCCGGTAACGATTCAATCAATGGCGGTGACCTGCAAGATTTTATCTTTGGCGGTGAAGGCGACGACAGAATTTTTTCAGGCGATGGTGACGACTTGGTCTTCGCTGGTGCCGGAGATGATGAAGTGTTCGGCGAGGACGGAAACGATACGATTTACGGACAAGACGGAGACGACAAACTTGTCGGTAATGATGGAAACGATCGACAGTTCGGAGGGCGTGGCAACGATGAACTGCATGGTAAGTTTGGGAACGATACGCTCAGCGGTTTCACCGGCAACGACTTGATCTTCGGCGGCCTTGGCGCCGATGTCCTCGTCGGAGGATCCGGCAACGATATGCTCAATGGGTTCTCCGGTGGAGACACGCTTTTGGGTCAGGGAGGAGACGATCGGTTGGTTGCCGTCAGTGGATCAAATTATCTCAACGGAGGAGACGGCAACGATGTTTTGCACAGCGGCGATGGTTATGACCGAATGTTGGGCGGTCTTGGGGTCGATCGCTATATCGATTCGTTCGGTGATTTTGTGTTGTCCGACGCGGACGACATCGTGAAGCTCAGCGTCGACATGCCAGATTTCATTGGCCTTACGCTGGAAGAAGCAGGTGCGCTGGCGGAGTCGATTGATCGTCCTTGGCGAGTTTGCTTCATCGACGGCGAACCGCAAGTCAAGACACAAGACTATATCCCACGTCGACTTGGGTTTTCAATCGACAACGACGTTGTGACTACCGTCAGGACCGATTCTGGAATCTTCTATTCATAG
- a CDS encoding lactoylglutathione lyase family protein, with translation MTYPRSFSHIGISVTNLEQAVEFYTKTLGWYVIMPPTEIVSDDSAIGVMCDDVFGDGWGRFKIAHLATGDKIGVELFEFANAEKRENNFEFWKTGVFHFCVQDPDVEGLAKRIVENGGKQRMPVREYYPGDKPYRMVYCEDPFGNLIEIYSHSYELTYSAGAYDSDSK, from the coding sequence ATGACCTATCCACGTTCGTTCTCTCACATCGGAATCTCGGTAACTAATTTGGAACAGGCTGTTGAGTTCTACACCAAGACACTGGGGTGGTATGTGATCATGCCGCCAACGGAAATTGTGTCTGATGATTCTGCGATCGGAGTCATGTGTGACGACGTTTTCGGAGACGGTTGGGGCCGATTCAAGATCGCTCATTTGGCGACAGGAGACAAAATCGGCGTCGAGCTGTTTGAATTCGCCAATGCGGAAAAGCGAGAGAACAATTTCGAGTTCTGGAAGACCGGAGTGTTTCACTTTTGCGTTCAGGACCCGGACGTGGAAGGACTGGCGAAACGAATTGTGGAGAATGGCGGCAAACAACGAATGCCCGTCCGCGAATATTACCCCGGCGACAAGCCGTACAGAATGGTTTACTGCGAAGACCCGTTCGGCAACTTGATCGAAATCTATTCGCACAGCTATGAGCTGACGTATTCCGCAGGCGCATACGACAGCGACTCCAAATAG
- a CDS encoding glycosyltransferase family 87 protein encodes MELAEVKLPWFERRVWAIGGVLFLLLATSFVSLRTFRNFAEPSREFDWESRGMSDFYTLFNYSKAFADGVNPYSTDVMQHPEYIVPRSAAPFSPFAFLPYVPLTFLPLKVASVVFFVSTWMLFGVLARLCIAISRIKFDWVLWVWVFGFLVFSRPGHVTLFTGYFTVQLAIGVVVALHYAKSNPWLAGVGFLFAAVKPTYAIPLTILMLARRDFKAVAIGVALTSMIAIGCFGWLASFSDFPSVVEGIQAGQQAFHDDPTESPVNTWTRIDVAGIVAKGMNRVPGTAEYLGVMLLLLIVPCVAIWKASSRETDSGAGGLTALIVVLALLVTIYHHSYDCLIAAAILFAMLLNSRRLIPAVPRYVAIATAVLLAVPMLNYVSTRAARNALAFEQSDWLWQAITTVNGISLTLALLIAIWFAFKLPLPRQEPV; translated from the coding sequence ATGGAACTCGCAGAAGTCAAATTGCCCTGGTTTGAGCGTCGTGTTTGGGCGATTGGCGGCGTGCTGTTTTTGCTGTTGGCGACTTCGTTCGTCAGCCTGCGGACGTTTCGGAACTTTGCAGAACCGTCCCGCGAGTTCGATTGGGAAAGCCGCGGGATGAGCGATTTCTACACGCTCTTTAACTATTCGAAAGCTTTCGCTGATGGCGTCAATCCGTACTCGACCGACGTCATGCAACATCCGGAATACATTGTGCCCCGCAGTGCTGCTCCGTTTTCGCCGTTCGCGTTTTTGCCCTATGTGCCGCTGACTTTTTTGCCGTTGAAAGTCGCCAGCGTCGTGTTCTTTGTTTCCACATGGATGCTGTTTGGTGTGTTGGCTCGATTGTGCATCGCGATCAGCCGCATCAAATTCGATTGGGTGCTGTGGGTTTGGGTGTTTGGATTTCTGGTGTTCAGTCGTCCAGGGCATGTGACACTATTCACAGGGTATTTCACCGTTCAGTTGGCGATCGGAGTCGTCGTCGCATTGCACTACGCGAAGTCGAATCCGTGGTTGGCAGGAGTCGGGTTTCTGTTCGCCGCCGTAAAGCCGACTTATGCGATTCCGCTGACGATTCTGATGCTCGCCAGGCGGGACTTCAAAGCCGTCGCGATCGGCGTTGCGTTGACTTCAATGATCGCGATCGGATGCTTTGGCTGGCTTGCTTCCTTCTCGGATTTCCCGTCTGTCGTCGAAGGGATTCAGGCCGGACAGCAAGCGTTCCACGACGATCCAACTGAATCACCAGTCAACACCTGGACGCGAATCGATGTCGCTGGAATCGTTGCCAAAGGCATGAACCGCGTGCCGGGAACGGCGGAGTATTTGGGCGTGATGCTGCTGCTGTTGATCGTGCCGTGCGTGGCGATTTGGAAAGCTTCGTCGCGAGAGACCGATTCGGGTGCTGGAGGATTGACCGCGCTGATTGTTGTCCTTGCGTTGCTGGTGACAATCTACCACCACTCCTACGACTGCCTGATCGCTGCCGCAATCCTGTTCGCGATGTTGTTGAATTCCAGGCGGTTGATTCCTGCAGTGCCGCGATACGTTGCAATCGCGACAGCCGTTTTGCTGGCGGTTCCGATGCTAAATTACGTGTCTACGCGAGCGGCGCGAAACGCCCTTGCTTTCGAACAGTCCGATTGGCTCTGGCAGGCGATCACAACGGTCAACGGCATTAGCCTGACATTGGCTTTGTTGATCGCAATCTGGTTCGCGTTCAAGCTTCCTTTGCCTCGTCAAGAACCGGTCTGA
- a CDS encoding 7-cyano-7-deazaguanine synthase: MERPRPAVICLSGGMDSTSLLVRMLAERRKVFGLCFDYGQKHRIELKRLYDNIEYLRENDIEMSCETIEIPKLGDLFHSALTDSNWQVPKGHYEQENMRQTVVPNRNAIFASIAYGYALSIAIQHDTHVDFCLGVHSGDHAIYPDCRPEFYQSIFHAFSIGNWDNEKVHLHIPYINGDKYTILQEAAVSIEKLGLDFDTIFRNTCTSYQPDASGRSHGLTGSDVERILAFHKFDRRDPIDYVDSWEVVVEKALELEAQYRAESEENDD, from the coding sequence ATGGAACGACCACGCCCTGCCGTCATCTGTCTAAGTGGCGGAATGGATTCAACTTCACTGCTGGTTCGAATGCTGGCCGAGCGACGCAAGGTCTTCGGTCTGTGTTTCGACTACGGGCAGAAACACCGTATCGAACTTAAGCGACTGTACGACAATATCGAGTACCTTCGCGAGAACGATATCGAGATGAGCTGTGAGACGATCGAGATTCCCAAGCTCGGCGATCTTTTTCACTCAGCGCTTACGGACTCAAACTGGCAGGTTCCCAAAGGTCACTACGAACAGGAGAACATGCGACAGACGGTCGTTCCCAACCGCAACGCAATTTTTGCGTCCATCGCTTACGGGTATGCTCTTTCGATAGCGATCCAGCACGATACGCATGTCGATTTTTGTCTTGGGGTTCATTCTGGCGACCATGCGATCTACCCCGATTGCCGGCCAGAATTTTACCAGTCGATCTTTCATGCTTTTTCGATTGGAAACTGGGACAACGAAAAAGTCCATTTGCACATTCCGTACATCAACGGCGACAAGTACACGATTCTGCAGGAGGCCGCGGTTTCGATCGAAAAACTGGGCTTGGACTTCGACACCATTTTTCGAAATACGTGCACGAGCTACCAGCCCGATGCATCCGGCCGGTCTCACGGTTTGACGGGTTCGGATGTGGAGCGAATTCTGGCGTTTCACAAGTTCGATCGACGCGATCCAATTGACTATGTTGACTCATGGGAGGTCGTTGTCGAAAAAGCTCTGGAGCTGGAGGCTCAGTACCGTGCCGAGTCCGAAGAAAACGACGACTAG
- a CDS encoding helix-turn-helix transcriptional regulator, which yields MARNDQLIRQHKVLQILERVRFGKTIQELHDDVVEELGLPSLHNRTLKRDLEALQAAGFDVDHHDSPRGKVWKLGPLAKTTTHISFSSTELIALALGRELMHPLSGTQFGSGIESFWNKVKEEVPATVLSHYEKYRKTFRVQGLPIKSYESKQGIIKTINRGILEHRLLEVVYQSEGKPSKTRKIEPYEVILFRSSLYTIAAAHEDEDEKTRVRVWKLDRFEKATILDEWFKPPEDLDMDEFFGSSQTIFRSSDDETPYKVRLTSRAAVWVTEEPWHPEQTIEKISDEHSVLTVPVSNPRDAIPRILQLGSDAELLSPEEARKDLISIANEMLEQYKD from the coding sequence ATGGCACGAAATGACCAATTGATTCGCCAGCACAAAGTTCTGCAAATTCTCGAGCGGGTTCGGTTTGGCAAGACGATTCAGGAGCTTCACGATGACGTCGTCGAGGAACTTGGATTGCCGTCGCTGCACAATCGAACGCTCAAACGCGACCTGGAGGCTTTGCAAGCTGCCGGCTTTGACGTCGACCACCACGATTCGCCCCGCGGCAAAGTTTGGAAGCTGGGGCCACTGGCCAAAACGACGACTCATATCAGCTTTTCGTCAACCGAGTTGATCGCGTTGGCGCTTGGTCGCGAATTGATGCATCCGCTTTCGGGCACTCAATTTGGATCCGGCATCGAGTCTTTCTGGAACAAGGTCAAGGAAGAAGTTCCGGCCACGGTTTTAAGCCATTACGAAAAGTACCGGAAAACGTTTCGCGTCCAGGGCTTGCCGATCAAGTCGTACGAAAGCAAGCAGGGGATCATCAAAACGATCAATCGTGGGATTCTGGAACATCGACTGCTGGAAGTCGTTTACCAGAGCGAGGGCAAGCCGTCGAAGACCCGGAAAATCGAGCCTTACGAAGTGATCCTGTTTCGATCCAGCCTGTACACGATCGCGGCGGCTCACGAGGACGAAGACGAGAAAACTCGCGTGCGAGTCTGGAAGCTGGACCGGTTCGAGAAAGCCACGATTCTGGACGAGTGGTTCAAGCCACCGGAAGATCTGGACATGGACGAATTTTTCGGCAGCAGCCAAACCATTTTCCGATCCAGCGACGACGAGACTCCGTATAAAGTCAGGTTGACGTCGCGTGCTGCCGTTTGGGTGACGGAAGAACCGTGGCACCCCGAGCAAACGATTGAAAAGATTTCCGACGAGCACTCGGTGTTGACCGTTCCGGTTTCCAATCCGCGCGATGCGATTCCTCGAATCCTGCAATTGGGATCCGATGCGGAATTGCTTTCGCCAGAAGAAGCCCGCAAGGATCTGATCTCAATCGCAAACGAAATGCTTGAGCAGTACAAAGACTAA
- a CDS encoding FG-GAP repeat domain-containing protein — protein MFRLSVILLVLIPLAGCNSEKSIQRQPTAADVHRETIEQIIQSESTILDLAPYVSKIADSMTKSGQESKESLREIFADTTNYLRINASSPTATSEFLDELWQPFLAERKFAECQFGTLSGTFAESGQRFDMKTKFEGKIRDGQAITGVQATQTITWTRINKLWTITAWTQHTFEVSESEQPLFADATDSFIAEADTRSAVTRSSHQQRVLDAVNAKTVMEPLVDGLPGFNDWESAWQFPSVSIVDYDNDGWDDVFLTDRWGGGMMLHNVEGKLIDTTAESGLDVGAGSNCVVFADFDNDGDPDAFVGRSLSDSQFFINENGTFQLDSLTTEGLSFVRLVTAGSVADFNGDGLLDLYLSTYVSPSGFATKDWIGKMIAESDREKMANIGSQHPFIDRGGPANILLINENGKLKRCDASESIKQWRNSYQSVWHDWDNDGDPDLFVSNDFAPDSFLRNDTVKGSNKPVFVDVTRELIGPDIMGYSMGASWGDFDNDGDLDLYVSEMYSKAGNRILEQFSEADRRSVESAKGNFLFRNDGGRFTQVAGSAESNQHVAKVGWSFGGQFADFNNDCWLDLYVPSGFYSAPKSVRCDADL, from the coding sequence ATGTTTCGCCTTTCAGTCATTCTGCTCGTCCTGATCCCACTCGCCGGATGCAACAGCGAAAAATCGATCCAACGTCAGCCAACAGCCGCCGACGTACACCGCGAGACGATCGAGCAAATCATTCAGTCGGAATCCACGATTCTGGATCTTGCTCCTTACGTGTCTAAAATCGCTGACTCGATGACCAAGTCCGGACAGGAATCGAAAGAATCGCTGCGGGAGATTTTCGCCGACACGACCAACTACCTTCGCATCAACGCAAGCTCGCCAACCGCCACCAGCGAATTTTTGGACGAGCTTTGGCAGCCCTTTCTCGCAGAACGCAAGTTCGCTGAATGCCAGTTCGGAACGCTCTCCGGCACATTCGCCGAATCCGGTCAACGCTTTGACATGAAGACCAAATTCGAAGGCAAGATTCGCGATGGCCAAGCCATCACGGGCGTCCAGGCGACTCAAACAATTACGTGGACTCGCATCAACAAACTCTGGACGATCACCGCCTGGACGCAGCATACTTTTGAAGTCAGTGAATCAGAACAACCGTTGTTTGCCGACGCGACGGACAGCTTCATTGCTGAGGCCGATACACGGTCAGCCGTAACCAGATCTTCGCACCAGCAACGCGTGCTCGATGCAGTCAACGCAAAAACCGTGATGGAACCTCTGGTCGACGGACTGCCTGGCTTCAACGACTGGGAATCCGCCTGGCAATTCCCTTCGGTCAGCATCGTCGACTACGACAACGACGGCTGGGACGATGTCTTCCTGACAGATCGCTGGGGCGGTGGCATGATGCTGCACAACGTCGAAGGAAAGCTGATCGACACGACCGCGGAATCAGGTTTGGATGTCGGCGCGGGTTCGAATTGCGTTGTCTTCGCGGACTTCGACAACGATGGAGATCCGGACGCGTTCGTGGGCCGCTCCCTCTCCGACAGCCAGTTTTTCATCAACGAAAACGGGACATTTCAGCTCGATTCGTTAACGACAGAAGGTTTGAGTTTCGTTCGACTGGTTACAGCCGGTTCGGTCGCGGATTTCAACGGAGACGGTTTGCTCGATTTGTATCTTTCGACTTACGTCTCGCCATCGGGCTTCGCGACAAAAGACTGGATCGGGAAAATGATTGCGGAATCGGATCGTGAGAAGATGGCAAACATCGGCAGCCAACATCCGTTCATCGATCGCGGCGGTCCAGCAAACATTCTGCTGATCAATGAAAATGGAAAGCTGAAACGTTGCGATGCATCGGAATCGATCAAGCAATGGCGGAACAGTTATCAGAGCGTGTGGCATGATTGGGACAACGACGGTGATCCCGATCTGTTTGTCAGCAACGATTTTGCACCAGACTCGTTTCTTCGCAACGACACGGTCAAGGGAAGCAACAAGCCCGTGTTCGTGGACGTTACCAGGGAGTTGATTGGCCCTGACATCATGGGTTACAGCATGGGCGCGTCGTGGGGAGACTTCGACAACGATGGCGATCTGGATTTGTACGTTTCAGAAATGTACTCCAAAGCGGGTAACCGGATTCTGGAGCAGTTCTCCGAAGCGGATCGTCGCTCGGTGGAATCGGCCAAGGGTAATTTCCTGTTCCGCAACGATGGCGGAAGGTTTACGCAAGTCGCGGGCTCAGCTGAATCGAACCAACACGTTGCAAAAGTTGGCTGGTCGTTCGGCGGACAGTTTGCGGACTTCAACAACGACTGCTGGTTGGACCTGTACGTTCCCAGCGGATTTTATTCGGCTCCGAAATCCGTGCGTTGCGACGCAGATTTGTGA
- a CDS encoding CRTAC1 family protein, with product MKGFSFSGNERNRLFLNRAGTFEDATLTSGVDFTEDGRGFAVCDLNNDGILEMGIVSNQSPRFRIAQFNDQKLGGNQATGGSVRIRLIGGNQSATPNMKLSPRDPVGAIVIAKTDNQTRMFQLSRGEGFSSQNSHFVHVGLGDRSQIDQLEIRWPSGKITVEEGILDGSEIEISEPRN from the coding sequence GTGAAAGGATTCTCGTTCAGCGGCAATGAGCGCAATCGTCTATTCCTGAATCGGGCGGGAACTTTCGAGGACGCGACGTTGACTTCCGGAGTCGATTTCACCGAAGACGGCAGAGGGTTCGCGGTATGCGATTTGAACAACGACGGAATCCTGGAAATGGGAATCGTCTCAAACCAGAGCCCTCGATTTCGAATCGCTCAGTTCAACGATCAGAAATTGGGCGGAAATCAGGCGACCGGCGGCAGCGTTCGAATTCGGCTGATCGGCGGAAATCAGTCGGCGACTCCGAATATGAAGCTGAGCCCTCGTGACCCGGTGGGAGCCATCGTGATTGCGAAAACAGACAACCAGACGCGAATGTTTCAGCTTTCCCGCGGCGAGGGGTTTTCCTCCCAAAATTCGCACTTCGTTCACGTTGGTCTGGGAGACCGTTCTCAAATTGACCAGCTGGAAATTCGTTGGCCCAGCGGAAAGATTACGGTTGAAGAAGGGATTCTCGACGGATCAGAGATTGAAATTTCAGAACCGCGGAATTGA
- a CDS encoding citrate synthase, producing MGDVAKLSCEDHELELPIVVGTEDEKAIDIGALRKQTGMVTIDEGYVNTGAVQSSVTFLNGEEGVLRYRGYPIEDLAANCDFVEVAYLLIYGELPSEEELVKFRGKIRRHTMLHEDLKSFYDGFPRDAHPMAILSSVVSAMSTFYQDSLDPHDPEQVEVSIHRLLAKLPTIAAFSHKKSMGQPFIYPNNNASYCENFLQMMFSVPCEDYEVDKTFVEALNMLLIVHADHEQNCSTSTVRMVGSADSNIFASISAGICALWGPLHGGANEAVVNMLTQIQNDGGDVDKYVDMAKDKDNGFRLMGFGHRVYKNFDPRATLIKTSCDKLLEKLDIDDPLFEIAQKLEKVALEDEYFVKRKLYPNVDFYSGVIYRAMGIPVEMFTVLFAIGRLPGWIAHWREMQLSPTSRICRPRQVYQGSTKREFVPLDKR from the coding sequence ATGGGAGATGTCGCAAAACTCAGTTGCGAAGATCACGAACTTGAGCTTCCGATTGTTGTCGGGACCGAGGACGAAAAGGCCATCGATATCGGGGCACTGCGAAAGCAAACCGGCATGGTCACGATCGACGAAGGCTATGTTAACACCGGTGCTGTTCAGAGCAGCGTGACGTTTCTCAACGGCGAAGAAGGCGTCCTGCGGTATCGCGGTTACCCAATCGAAGACCTTGCGGCCAATTGCGATTTCGTCGAAGTCGCCTATTTGTTGATCTACGGCGAGCTTCCATCCGAGGAAGAACTGGTGAAGTTCCGCGGAAAGATTCGTCGGCACACAATGCTGCACGAGGACCTGAAGTCCTTTTACGACGGCTTTCCTCGTGATGCTCACCCGATGGCGATTCTTTCCAGCGTCGTGAGCGCGATGTCCACTTTCTATCAGGATTCACTGGATCCGCACGACCCGGAACAGGTCGAGGTCAGCATCCATCGGCTGTTGGCAAAGCTCCCGACGATCGCAGCGTTCTCGCACAAAAAATCGATGGGCCAGCCGTTTATCTATCCGAACAACAACGCGAGCTACTGCGAGAATTTCCTGCAGATGATGTTCTCCGTTCCATGCGAAGACTATGAAGTTGACAAGACGTTCGTCGAAGCGCTGAACATGCTGCTGATCGTTCACGCGGATCACGAGCAAAACTGCAGCACGTCGACCGTACGCATGGTCGGTTCGGCGGACTCGAACATTTTCGCCAGTATCTCTGCCGGCATTTGTGCTCTTTGGGGACCACTTCACGGTGGTGCCAACGAAGCGGTCGTCAACATGCTGACTCAAATCCAGAACGATGGTGGAGACGTCGACAAGTATGTCGACATGGCAAAAGACAAGGACAACGGCTTCCGCCTGATGGGATTCGGTCACCGCGTTTACAAGAACTTCGACCCGCGTGCGACGCTGATCAAAACGTCTTGCGATAAACTGTTGGAGAAGCTCGACATCGACGATCCGCTGTTTGAGATTGCTCAAAAGCTGGAGAAAGTCGCACTCGAGGACGAGTATTTCGTGAAACGGAAGCTGTACCCGAACGTGGACTTCTACTCTGGAGTCATCTATCGGGCGATGGGGATTCCTGTCGAAATGTTCACCGTTTTGTTTGCGATCGGTCGTCTGCCAGGATGGATTGCTCACTGGCGTGAGATGCAACTTTCGCCGACCAGTCGAATCTGTCGTCCGCGTCAGGTCTATCAGGGATCCACGAAACGTGAGTTCGTTCCTCTGGACAAGCGATAG
- a CDS encoding ankyrin repeat domain-containing protein: protein MKTPKSVHSDFANAIETGDVAKVETLLSSHPELVNHCDWSPPPLHCAVLWDQPKVAEALLNHGADIEMLDPDRQTTPLRYAIMYCKPALIPVLISHGANAGTVNGMSAMQLAWHAATGAYEEFDDLPRRDAYAEIVDALKNVGLND from the coding sequence ATGAAGACTCCCAAATCGGTCCACTCTGATTTCGCCAATGCGATTGAAACCGGCGATGTCGCCAAGGTAGAAACTCTGCTTTCGAGCCATCCAGAATTGGTGAACCATTGCGACTGGTCTCCGCCGCCGCTGCATTGTGCCGTGCTCTGGGATCAGCCGAAAGTGGCGGAAGCCCTTTTGAATCATGGTGCCGACATTGAGATGCTCGACCCGGATCGTCAGACGACGCCGCTGCGGTACGCGATCATGTATTGCAAACCAGCGCTGATCCCCGTCCTCATCTCCCACGGTGCCAATGCAGGCACTGTCAACGGAATGTCGGCGATGCAACTGGCTTGGCACGCGGCGACAGGAGCATACGAAGAGTTCGACGATCTGCCCCGACGGGATGCATATGCTGAAATCGTGGACGCTCTGAAGAACGTTGGATTGAACGACTGA
- a CDS encoding CHRD domain-containing protein yields the protein MNRNLVSRCIRLFSVLALIWCASVGVAKADIFVANLDASQVVGSSSEPGSAVATFVLDEAQENLSYSIQIFGLDLKPVAAERTLFSDVTAIHLHNGFSGTSGPHVLNVFGMPSEDDSEMVVDFTNESIDGVFNDDDAIDPDTGMLFDQNNPGTTKLFSNFVDDLISGQIYIAIHSAGQGGDIAIRGQVVAVPEPSSIVMLAACGACCLLRRRTHNV from the coding sequence ATGAACAGAAATTTGGTGAGTCGCTGCATCCGACTGTTTTCCGTTTTGGCTTTGATTTGGTGTGCTTCGGTTGGCGTTGCCAAAGCCGATATTTTCGTCGCCAACCTCGATGCGTCTCAGGTAGTTGGGTCGTCCTCAGAGCCCGGTTCTGCGGTGGCGACATTTGTTCTTGATGAAGCTCAGGAAAATCTGAGCTACTCGATTCAGATTTTTGGCTTGGATCTGAAACCCGTCGCGGCTGAACGGACGTTGTTCAGTGACGTTACGGCGATTCATTTGCACAACGGTTTTTCGGGAACATCTGGGCCTCATGTATTGAATGTTTTCGGCATGCCAAGTGAAGACGATTCCGAAATGGTCGTCGATTTCACCAACGAATCGATTGATGGAGTCTTCAATGATGACGACGCGATCGATCCAGACACCGGAATGCTGTTCGACCAGAACAATCCCGGAACAACGAAATTGTTCTCAAACTTTGTCGACGATCTGATCAGTGGGCAGATCTACATTGCGATTCATTCGGCTGGACAAGGCGGAGACATTGCGATTCGCGGTCAGGTCGTCGCGGTTCCTGAGCCATCTTCGATCGTGATGCTGGCCGCTTGCGGAGCCTGTTGTCTGCTACGTCGTCGAACCCACAACGTCTGA